GGGATGGCGCTGCTGATCACCACCAACGGCGTTGCTACACCTCGTTTTTTCAGTTCATCAAAGTTCTGTGCCGTCTGGGAGGAGAAAGCAACCATCCCAAGCGACTGCAGCGCTTCCATTGCGGGAGACATCCTGCGGTCGGAGCCACTCACTCTGTGACCGCGGCTGAGCAGAATTCGAGCCAGGGCAGACATGCCAATTCCGCCCGCACCGATGAAGTGCACTGAGGAAGGGCTGTCAAGCGATCTGCTCAAAAACAAATGCCATGGACGCGCACCATAAATCAGCATTTCCTGCTGACCACTAATTGGCGCAGACTGTCGCGCTCGCTCCCTCAATCATTCGATGAAGAAGCTCATTCATTGGAAATTAGCGATTTCTGTATGATCAGCGGCCATCCTGCGGATTGTCCGCTTCTGTTATGACCCTGCGCGTTGCGATCAATGGATTCGGCCGAATCGGTCGCAATGTGATGCGGGGTTGGATCAGCCGTGGCGCAGACACCGATATCGAGATTGTCGGTGTGAATGCCACTTCAGACCCCAAGACCAGTGCTCACCTGCTCACTTATGACTCCATCCTGGGCAAGCTTGATCCCAGCGTGAAGATCGAAACCACTGACGACTCGATGATCGTCAATGGCAAGCAGGTGAAGTTCTTCTCCGATCGCAATCCCCTCAACTGCCCCTGGAAGGACTGGGGGGTCGATCTGGTTCTGGAGTCGACCGGTGTCTTCAACACCGATGAGAAGGCCAGCATGCACATCCAGGCCGGCGCCAAGAAGGTGATTCTCACCGCTCCGGGTAAAGGCCCCAAGGTCGGCACATTCGTGGTGGGCGTGAATGAGGATCAATACCGTCATGAAGATTTCGACATCCTCAGCAATGCCAGTTGCACCACCAACTGCCTCGCTCCCCTGGTGAAAGTGATCGATCAGTCGATCGGCATCAATCGTGGCCTGATGACCACCATTCACAGCTACACAGGCGACCAGCGGATTCTCGATAACAACCATCGCGATCTGCGCCGTGCCCGCGCTGCTGCTGTGAACATGGTTCCCACCTCTACCGGTGCAGCCCAGGCTGTTGCTCTGGTCTATCCCGCTGTGAAGGGCAAGTTCACCGGTATCGCGATGCGCGTTCCCACTCCGAACGTTTCAGCCGTTGACCTGGTGTTTGAGTCCAACCGTGCCTCCTCCGTCGATGAGATCAAGTCGATCCTCAAGGCTGCTGCTGATGGCCCCATGAGCAAGATCATCAAGTACGGCGATCTGCCCCTGGTGTCCAGCGACTACGCGGGTACCAATCAGTCGACCATCTTTGACGCGGATCTGACCCTTGCCATGGGCGACAACTTCTTCAAGATCGTTGCCTGGTACGACAACGAGTGGGGCTACAGCCAAAGAGTCGTGGACCTCGCCGAGGTGGTGGCCAGAAACTGGAAATGATCAGGATCTGATCTGATGGCTCATCCCTCCCTGCGGGAGGGATTTTTTTTGGTCATGCATCATTCAGTGAGGAGCCGAAGTGATCAAATCCTGCAGCGGCAACAGGACGTCTGGTGTCACTCCACACAATTGCATTGCTGTCGCCCGTGATCGAGCCGATCCGGTGGCTGCCCGGTTGATGGTCAATCCAGCGTTGTGCCCAGGCCGGTGGAAGACTCAGCACCAGCTCGAAATCCTCGCCGCCGTTGAGGCACCATTCGTCCCATCGGCTGCCTGAAGGCCAGTCCGTTGACTTTGGCAGCCATTCCCGCGTCAGCTGAGCACCGCAATGACTGCTGCTGCAAAGTGCCTGAACCGCTGCCAGAAGGCCATCGCTGCTGTCTGTGCCGGCGGCTCGCCAGGGCATGTCCTTGGGTTTTTGATCCAACAGAGTGTTCAAGGCATCCAGCCGCGGAATGGGTCGTTGATGCCGGGAGATGGCCAGGTCCCGCAGGCCGACCGTCAGCGTCTCGTTCTCATCAAGTGCTGGATCGCCCTGCAGAAGTGCAAGCCCCAGCCGGCTCAGGCCATGGGCTCCGCTGGTCACAAGCCAGTCACCTGGACAGGCATCAGCGCGGTGCAGACGCAGAGGGCCGACACGGCCCAGTGCGGTGACCGAGATCAGTCTTTGGCTGCCTGCGGAGCAATCCCCTCCCAGCAGGATGCCTCCGAAGCAGCTGAGAGCTTCGTTGATCCCGCGGTAAAGATCCTCCACCCAGCTCCAGTGAGTGTTTCCAGGTGCCACCAGAGCAACCGTGATCCCATCCACAGCAATGGCACCGCTGGCTGCCAGATCCGACAGGTTGGTCGCGACGGCCCGCCAGCCCACATCCTCAGGGCTAGTCGTGCGGTCACTGAAGTGAATGTCTTCCACCAGAACGTCGGTGTTCACAAGCAGCTGCCGGGTGTCGGCGGCCAGGGTGCACGTGTCATCAGCCAGCTGGCCCGGTGGAGCAAAGCAGGCCAGCCGCCTGAGCAGCTCCGCTTCACCCAGCTTCGCCAGTGTGAGCGTCACGGAGCTCAGGCGTGCTGCTGGAGTCGATCTGCACCTTCGACAACTCTGATCTTCTTGATCTCATCGTTGACGCCCAGTTCTTCGAGTACATCGAACCCGTCCACGACATAGCCGAAGGCTGCATTGCGCCCATCCACAAGATTCAGCCCTGCTGGCGTCAGCTCCGCTTCGTAGAGAAACAGAAAGAACTGGGATGAGCCGTCATCGAGGGCCTGATCGGAGTGTGCCCAACCCAACGTTCCCAGGGTGGCGAAGGGAAGCACTGGAGTGGCTTTGAACAGACCCACGTCTTCGAAGGTCTGGTTGTAGAGGGTTTCCGGCTCATCGGGAACACGGATTTCGAGGGGCACGTGACGTTCCTGCTTGGTTTTTGGATCCACATAGCCGATGTCAGGGCCTTTGGGATCGCCGCTCTGCAGGATGTAGAAGTCTTCGGCACGGTTGAAAGGCAATCCGTCATAGAAGCCCTTCAGGCTGAGATCGATGAAGGCACCGGCGGTGAGCGGTGCGTTGTAACCATCCACCACGGCAGTGAGATCGCCTTCCGTGGTTTCGATCACCACAGTGGCTCGGCCGGCCAGCCTTGGCAGGGCATCGAATTCCGAAGGGATCGCTGGCAGTCGGTCATCAATCAGCAGTGCTTCCAGATCACCGATCTGGCTGAGGGTCTGGCGCCGTGACTGGATAAATCCCGATTTGTCTTTGTCTTCAACGCGTTCCTGCAGAACGTTCAGGTCATCAGCTACCGCATCAAGGATCTGTTCAGCCTTTGATTGATCGTCGCTGGGCATCGCGGCGATGATTGCGCTCCTCCTATCGCTCAGCTGGGACTGGGTGCGCTTGAGGCCGCGTCCGAGAGCGCTCCAGCGCTTGGCACGCAGGTCATCACTGGTGCCTTCAAGCTGATGCTGAAGATCGCGCAGGTCCTGCTGATTCATGGGTAATGAATCGCGCAGGATCGCCGCTGGATCCTGCACGGCGTTTCCTTGGGGGAGTC
Above is a window of Synechococcus sp. BIOS-E4-1 DNA encoding:
- the thiL gene encoding thiamine-phosphate kinase; translated protein: MTLTLAKLGEAELLRRLACFAPPGQLADDTCTLAADTRQLLVNTDVLVEDIHFSDRTTSPEDVGWRAVATNLSDLAASGAIAVDGITVALVAPGNTHWSWVEDLYRGINEALSCFGGILLGGDCSAGSQRLISVTALGRVGPLRLHRADACPGDWLVTSGAHGLSRLGLALLQGDPALDENETLTVGLRDLAISRHQRPIPRLDALNTLLDQKPKDMPWRAAGTDSSDGLLAAVQALCSSSHCGAQLTREWLPKSTDWPSGSRWDEWCLNGGEDFELVLSLPPAWAQRWIDHQPGSHRIGSITGDSNAIVWSDTRRPVAAAGFDHFGSSLNDA
- the gap gene encoding type I glyceraldehyde-3-phosphate dehydrogenase: MTLRVAINGFGRIGRNVMRGWISRGADTDIEIVGVNATSDPKTSAHLLTYDSILGKLDPSVKIETTDDSMIVNGKQVKFFSDRNPLNCPWKDWGVDLVLESTGVFNTDEKASMHIQAGAKKVILTAPGKGPKVGTFVVGVNEDQYRHEDFDILSNASCTTNCLAPLVKVIDQSIGINRGLMTTIHSYTGDQRILDNNHRDLRRARAAAVNMVPTSTGAAQAVALVYPAVKGKFTGIAMRVPTPNVSAVDLVFESNRASSVDEIKSILKAAADGPMSKIIKYGDLPLVSSDYAGTNQSTIFDADLTLAMGDNFFKIVAWYDNEWGYSQRVVDLAEVVARNWK
- a CDS encoding peptidylprolyl isomerase, whose amino-acid sequence is MPKSFQHLGFSLAIRLGFQRLSAWLISLLMLVGVTWTPAAWAGLPQGNAVQDPAAILRDSLPMNQQDLRDLQHQLEGTSDDLRAKRWSALGRGLKRTQSQLSDRRSAIIAAMPSDDQSKAEQILDAVADDLNVLQERVEDKDKSGFIQSRRQTLSQIGDLEALLIDDRLPAIPSEFDALPRLAGRATVVIETTEGDLTAVVDGYNAPLTAGAFIDLSLKGFYDGLPFNRAEDFYILQSGDPKGPDIGYVDPKTKQERHVPLEIRVPDEPETLYNQTFEDVGLFKATPVLPFATLGTLGWAHSDQALDDGSSQFFLFLYEAELTPAGLNLVDGRNAAFGYVVDGFDVLEELGVNDEIKKIRVVEGADRLQQHA